A single window of Mycolicibacterium aurum DNA harbors:
- the arr gene encoding NAD(+)--rifampin ADP-ribosyltransferase, which translates to MPQPPKPFEVHESGAFLHGTRADLSVGDLLMPGRPSNYEEGRIMNHVYVTQTLDAAVWGAELAAGDGRCRIFMVEPQGPVEDDPNVTDKKLPGNPTRSYRTREPVRIVGEITDWVGHTDDQLEAMRAGLADLRRRGRDVIYD; encoded by the coding sequence AGCGTTCCTGCACGGCACCAGAGCGGACCTCTCCGTCGGAGATCTGCTGATGCCCGGTCGCCCGTCGAACTACGAGGAGGGTCGCATCATGAACCACGTCTACGTGACCCAGACCCTGGATGCCGCGGTGTGGGGCGCAGAGTTGGCCGCCGGCGACGGCCGCTGCCGCATCTTCATGGTGGAGCCGCAGGGTCCCGTCGAGGACGATCCGAATGTGACCGACAAGAAGTTGCCGGGAAATCCGACCCGCTCCTACCGCACCCGCGAACCCGTGCGGATCGTCGGCGAGATCACCGACTGGGTGGGACACACCGACGACCAGCTCGAGGCGATGCGGGCGGGCCTGGCCGACCTCAGACGTCGCGGCCGCGACGTCATCTACGACTGA
- a CDS encoding DUF1906 domain-containing protein has product MPITRREALRCAGVASVLAGLGAAAGVRTPTASAAAPTLIDYAMRQIPAQDIRAAGHAGVINYVSTSRPGSSFGAKPITLPYAQSLTAAGLVIVSNYQYGKPGGTAPSDFTRGYPGGVLDARTAWQLHSAAGGGQSAPIFFSVDDDIDREAWNTVVLPWFRGINSVLGAQRTGIYGGIKACMWAAADGVIGRSRSPGHVWAWQTRSWSNGQIYPAAVLYQRIIDTASNPGPVVGGIRVDVNDVLAQDCGQWNFHP; this is encoded by the coding sequence GTGCCCATAACCCGGCGTGAAGCACTGCGCTGCGCCGGCGTCGCGTCGGTACTTGCCGGACTCGGCGCAGCGGCGGGTGTCCGCACGCCGACGGCGAGCGCCGCCGCTCCCACCCTGATCGACTACGCCATGCGCCAGATCCCGGCGCAGGACATCCGGGCCGCGGGACACGCCGGGGTGATCAACTACGTCTCGACGTCCCGGCCCGGCTCGTCCTTCGGCGCCAAACCGATCACCCTGCCCTACGCGCAGTCGCTGACCGCCGCCGGCCTGGTGATCGTCAGCAACTACCAGTACGGCAAGCCGGGCGGGACGGCGCCATCGGACTTCACCCGCGGCTATCCCGGCGGCGTCCTCGACGCGCGCACCGCCTGGCAGCTGCACAGCGCCGCCGGCGGTGGCCAGAGTGCGCCGATCTTCTTCAGCGTCGACGACGACATCGACCGTGAGGCATGGAACACCGTGGTGCTGCCGTGGTTTCGCGGAATCAACTCGGTGCTCGGTGCGCAGCGCACCGGGATCTACGGGGGCATCAAGGCATGCATGTGGGCCGCGGCCGACGGTGTGATCGGTAGGTCGCGTTCCCCCGGCCACGTCTGGGCCTGGCAGACCCGGTCCTGGTCCAACGGCCAGATCTACCCCGCCGCCGTTCTGTACCAGCGCATCATCGACACCGCGTCGAATCCCGGACCCGTGGTCGGTGGCATCCGCGTCGATGTCAACGACGTGCTGGCGCAGGATTGCGGCCAGTGGAACTTCCATCCGTGA
- a CDS encoding GntP family permease has translation MENIDPAYGTTTLLLIAAGAVALLLFLIIKVKLHAFLALVLVSALTALAAGIPVADVPSALSYGFSNTLGSVALLVGFGVMIGRLLEITGGAQVLADTLIGRFGEKRAPFALGVAALLFGFPIFFDAGLVVFLPIIMTVARRFGGSILLYAFPAAGAFAAMHALVPPHPGPVAAAELLGANIGLTLIIGAPVAVVSWYVGAYLVSQFIGRRVHVDIPTSLFGEINGGRGTDGGVEDGGTSTAGTTGTATTTTRTAPAFITVLGVLLLPFVLISFNTVLDTLMTAGVIEDGATWAEYLKLLGTTSIALLITVIVATLVLGLRNRSMADVTDILDNALGPICAIILITGAGGMFGGVLRLSGIGDALSGSLSNLGISLILQAFIISTLLRVAQGSATVALTTTAGLLSAAVGAAGLGNVQLVALVMAIAAGATVLSHVNDSGFWLVSRFFGMDVKTTLKTWTVMETTLGLTAFVLALGLWAIG, from the coding sequence GTGGAGAACATTGATCCGGCATACGGGACGACAACGCTGCTGCTGATCGCCGCAGGCGCCGTCGCCCTCCTGCTGTTCTTGATCATCAAGGTGAAGCTGCACGCCTTCCTGGCGCTGGTGCTGGTGAGCGCACTGACGGCACTGGCCGCCGGGATCCCCGTCGCCGATGTTCCGAGCGCACTGTCCTACGGATTCTCCAACACGCTCGGCTCGGTCGCGTTGCTCGTCGGATTCGGCGTGATGATCGGCCGGCTGCTCGAAATCACCGGCGGCGCTCAAGTTCTCGCCGACACCCTGATCGGGCGCTTCGGCGAGAAACGGGCACCCTTCGCGCTCGGCGTGGCCGCGCTGCTGTTCGGCTTCCCCATCTTCTTCGACGCCGGCCTGGTCGTCTTCCTCCCCATCATCATGACGGTGGCACGGCGCTTCGGCGGCTCGATCCTGCTGTACGCGTTCCCCGCCGCCGGTGCATTCGCCGCCATGCACGCCTTGGTTCCGCCCCATCCGGGTCCTGTCGCGGCCGCCGAACTACTCGGCGCCAACATCGGGCTCACCCTGATCATCGGTGCACCGGTGGCCGTCGTGTCCTGGTACGTCGGCGCCTACCTGGTGTCCCAGTTCATCGGCAGGCGGGTACATGTCGACATTCCCACCTCGCTGTTCGGTGAGATCAACGGCGGCCGCGGCACCGACGGCGGTGTCGAAGACGGCGGTACGTCCACCGCCGGGACGACAGGTACCGCGACGACCACCACCCGGACTGCCCCCGCCTTCATCACGGTGCTCGGCGTCCTGCTGCTGCCGTTCGTGCTGATCTCGTTCAACACCGTCCTGGACACGTTGATGACGGCCGGCGTCATCGAGGATGGCGCCACCTGGGCGGAGTACCTCAAGCTGCTCGGCACCACCTCGATTGCGCTGCTCATCACCGTCATCGTGGCGACCCTGGTGCTCGGACTGCGCAACCGGTCGATGGCCGACGTCACCGATATTCTCGACAACGCGCTCGGCCCGATCTGCGCGATCATCCTCATCACCGGCGCGGGCGGGATGTTCGGTGGCGTGCTGAGGCTGAGCGGCATCGGCGACGCACTCAGCGGCTCGCTGTCGAACCTCGGCATCTCACTGATCCTGCAGGCGTTCATCATCTCCACGCTGCTTCGCGTCGCACAGGGCTCGGCCACCGTGGCATTGACCACGACGGCGGGACTGCTCAGCGCGGCCGTCGGCGCCGCCGGACTGGGCAATGTCCAGCTCGTCGCGTTGGTCATGGCGATCGCGGCAGGCGCAACAGTGCTGTCCCACGTCAACGACTCCGGCTTCTGGTTGGTCAGCCGGTTCTTCGGAATGGACGTCAAGACCACCCTCAAGACCTGGACGGTCATGGAGACGACGCTCGGGCTCACCGCCTTCGTGCTCGCCCTCGGGTTGTGGGCCATCGGCTGA
- a CDS encoding gluconokinase, translating to MASPIVVMGVSGSGKSTVGAALAQRLRAPFADADDFHPPANIEKMTAGHALNDDDRLPWLESIGEWLAAHEGGGVMSCSALKRKYRDQLRRHCAEIEFLHLEGTLETIGRRQASRPGHFMPAALLASQFETLEPLEPDERGVAIDVDQSIDSIIESYIATTVSDEGEDDR from the coding sequence ATGGCATCACCAATCGTCGTCATGGGGGTTTCGGGGTCGGGAAAGTCGACCGTCGGGGCCGCGCTGGCACAGCGGCTCCGCGCGCCGTTCGCCGACGCCGACGACTTCCATCCGCCGGCGAACATCGAGAAGATGACCGCCGGCCACGCGCTCAACGACGACGACCGGCTCCCCTGGCTGGAATCGATCGGCGAGTGGTTGGCTGCGCACGAGGGCGGCGGAGTGATGAGCTGCTCGGCGCTCAAACGCAAGTATCGCGACCAGCTGCGCAGGCACTGCGCAGAGATCGAATTCCTGCACCTGGAAGGCACGCTCGAGACCATCGGCCGGCGACAAGCCAGCCGGCCGGGACATTTCATGCCGGCCGCACTGCTGGCCTCGCAGTTCGAGACGCTCGAGCCACTCGAGCCCGATGAGCGCGGTGTCGCTATCGACGTGGACCAGAGCATCGATTCGATCATCGAAAGTTACATCGCCACAACAGTTTCTGACGAAGGAGAGGACGACCGATGA